TACGCCTCGGCGCCCGCCCCGGTACGCCCGCGCAGATCGTCCAGGAGCTGGCGGGGGTGGACGACTCCCAGGTGCAGGTCAGCCGACATCCGTGAGGTGCCCTCCCGGTCCGGCCGGTCCCGATCGTCGTCGTAGTCCGACAGCGGGCCGTCGAGGAAGCGCTGCCACCGGCGGTGGGCCGCCTCCTCGCCCGCTGCGGGCAGGTCGATGGGGCTCTCCCGCAGCGCCTTGTCGAGCATCCCGTCCACCCGACCGTCGCTGCCGGCGGTGGCCCAGCGCACCCCCCGCGGAGCGGGTCGGGCGCTGTCCCACCCGTGCTCGCGCCACGCCGCGGCGAAGGGTGTGAAGACGCGGAAGGGGGTGCCCCCCTTCGTCAGCAGGGTGCCGGGGTCGACCGCGTACGGGGAGCCCGAGGCCACGCCCTCGACCCCGATCTCACGCAGGGCCGCGACGACCCGGCGGTCGCGGGCCATGCCGCCGGGCTCGTTCTCCCGGCTGACGTGCACCGAGCCGGCGCCGACCTCGCGCGCCACGCGGGGCACGACCTGCTCGGGGTCGCCGAGACGGATGACCAGACGCCCGTCGAGCGAGTCGTCCAGGCTGCGCAGGGTGGCGGCCAGCCAGGCGAGCTTCGCTCGCCCGGCAGGCCGCCACAGGGCCGGGTCGATGACGAAGAGCGGCAGCACCTCGCCACGCCCGGCGGCCTCGTGCAGGGCCGGGTGATCGCGCAGGCGCAGGTCCCGGCGGAACCACACGAGCGCGGTACTCATGACAGACGTACGAGCATCTTGCCGGTGTTGGCCCCGCCGAGCAGGTCCATGAAGGCCCGCGGGGCGCCCTCGAGCCCGTCGCGGAAGGTCTCGTCACCGACCAGGCGCCCGTCGGCCAGCCAGGTGGCGGCCTGTGAGCGGTACTCGTCGGCCAGGTGCGGGTACTGCCCGACGATGAAGCCGCGCAGGGTCAGTCCCTTGCCGATGGCCTGGAAGAGGTTGCGCGGTCCCGGGGCGGGCTCGGTCGCGTTGTACTGGGAGATCGCTCCGCACATCGCCACGCGACCGAAGCGGTTGAGGTGACCGATCGCGGCCTCGAGGTGGTCGCCACCGACGTTGTCGAAGTAGACGTCGATGCCGTCGGGCGCGACCTCGCGCAGACCCTCGCGGACGGGCGTCTCCTTGTAGTTGAAGGCGGCGTCGTAGCCGAGCTCGAGCAGTCGCTCGATCTTCTCCGGGGAACCGGCCGAGCCGACGACGCGCTCAGCGCCGAGGGCCTTGGCGATCTGGCCCGCGACCTGGCCGACGGCGCCGGCCGCACCGGAGATGAAGACGGTGTCGCCCTCACGCATCCCGGCGACGGCGGTCAGGCCCACGTAGGCGGTCACCCCGGGCATGCCCAGGACGCCGAGGTAGGCGGAGGCCGGTGCCGCGTCCGTGTCGATGACCGTCACGTTGGACGCGTCCAGCGTCACGTGCTCCCGCCAGCCGAGACCGTGCAGGACGTGGGCGCCGACCGGTACCTCGGCGGAGTCCGAGGCGATGACCTCGCCGACCGCCCCGCCGTCCAGCGGCGCATCGATCTGGAAGGGGGGCACGTAGGACTTCACGTCGTTCATCCGACCGCGCATGTACGGGTCGACGGACATGATCTCGTTGCGCACGAGGACCTGGCCCTGGCCCGGCTCGGGCAGGTCGACGCTCTCGAGGCGGAAGTTCTCGTCCGTCGGCGCGCCGTGCGGGCGCGAGGCGAGGACGATCTGGCGGGTGGTGGTGGGAGTGCTGGTCATGTGCATCAGTCCTTGGTGACCGTGATGGTCACGTCGATGTTGCCGCGGGTGGCGTTGGAGTAGGGGCAGACCTCGTGGGCCCGGTCGGCCAGCTGTTGGGCGGCCTCGCTCTCGAGGGTGGGCAGGGCCACCTCCAGCTCGACCGCGAGCTGCATCCCACCGGTCTCGGTCTGGCCGATGTGCACCCGCGAGCCGACCGAGGAGTCGGTGACGTCGGCCTTCGCCTCGCGGGCCACCAGCTGCAGAGCGGAGTGGAAGCAGGCCGCGTAACCGACGGCGAAGAGCTGCTCGGGGTTGGTGCCCTCGCCCGAGCCGCCCATCTGGGTCGGGACGGCGAGGTCGAGGTCGAGGCGCCCGTCGGCGCTGCGGCCGTGCCCGTCGCGCCCGGCTCCGGTGGCCAGGGCCTCTGCTGTGTACAGGGTCTTCATCGTGGTGCTCCATCTGTGGTGGGGTTGGTCAGGTCGGTGGTGGACCGGGAGAACCGCTGGGCGAGCCGCCGCAGCGTGGCCAGCTCGTCCGCGTCCATGTCGACGCACTCGTACAGGCGACGCTGGATCGAGGCGACCTTCTCCTCGAGATCCCGCCCGGCGGCGGTCAGGTGGATGCGCACCTGACGCCCGTCGGCCCCTTCGCGTCGGCGCTCGAGGAGGCCGGAGCCGGCCAGTCGCCCCAGGAGGGGGGAGAGCGTCCCGCTGTCGAGGTGCAGCACGGACCCCAGGTCGGAGACGGTTCGTCCGTCCTGCTCCCAGAGCGCGAGCAGCGTGACGTACTGGGTGTACGTCAGGCCCAGGTCGGCGAGCGCGTCACGGTAGGCGCCGGTCGCCGCCTTCGCCGCCGCATACAGGGCGAAGCAGACCTGGTGGTCGAGCTGGTGGTCGGGGTCCATGACAACACCATTGCACGCAACTTAGTTGTGTGCAACCAAGGCCGTCGACCGTGGTTGGATGGGGCGCATGGCGACGCAGATCATCGATCGATTCGACGGCAGGATCCTCGGGGCCGGGTCGACGAGCGGTCTGCGACTGGTCATCGGTGACTGGTGGCGCACGCCGCTGGGCGCCTTCAGCGGCGTCATGATCGCCACGGCGGACCACCGGCGCGTCCTGCTCGCGATCAACGAGCGGGTGG
The DNA window shown above is from Janibacter sp. A1S7 and carries:
- a CDS encoding organic hydroperoxide resistance protein, whose product is MKTLYTAEALATGAGRDGHGRSADGRLDLDLAVPTQMGGSGEGTNPEQLFAVGYAACFHSALQLVAREAKADVTDSSVGSRVHIGQTETGGMQLAVELEVALPTLESEAAQQLADRAHEVCPYSNATRGNIDVTITVTKD
- a CDS encoding MarR family winged helix-turn-helix transcriptional regulator; the encoded protein is MDPDHQLDHQVCFALYAAAKAATGAYRDALADLGLTYTQYVTLLALWEQDGRTVSDLGSVLHLDSGTLSPLLGRLAGSGLLERRREGADGRQVRIHLTAAGRDLEEKVASIQRRLYECVDMDADELATLRRLAQRFSRSTTDLTNPTTDGAPR
- a CDS encoding cryptochrome/photolyase family protein, coding for MSTALVWFRRDLRLRDHPALHEAAGRGEVLPLFVIDPALWRPAGRAKLAWLAATLRSLDDSLDGRLVIRLGDPEQVVPRVAREVGAGSVHVSRENEPGGMARDRRVVAALREIGVEGVASGSPYAVDPGTLLTKGGTPFRVFTPFAAAWREHGWDSARPAPRGVRWATAGSDGRVDGMLDKALRESPIDLPAAGEEAAHRRWQRFLDGPLSDYDDDRDRPDREGTSRMSADLHLGVVHPRQLLDDLRGRTGAGAEAYRTELAWREFYADVLLTQPDSAWQDLRPLPVAYDEPQDAIDAWRAGRTGFPFVDAGMRQLLGEGWMHNRVRMVTASFLTKDLHVWWPVGAQHFLDHLLDGDLASNNHGWQWVAGTGTDASPYFRVFNPVTQGQRFDPDGAYVRRWVPELAHLPGAAAHEPWKHDGGYDHDYPRRIVDHAEERTVALERYEAAKS
- a CDS encoding NADP-dependent oxidoreductase; this translates as MTSTPTTTRQIVLASRPHGAPTDENFRLESVDLPEPGQGQVLVRNEIMSVDPYMRGRMNDVKSYVPPFQIDAPLDGGAVGEVIASDSAEVPVGAHVLHGLGWREHVTLDASNVTVIDTDAAPASAYLGVLGMPGVTAYVGLTAVAGMREGDTVFISGAAGAVGQVAGQIAKALGAERVVGSAGSPEKIERLLELGYDAAFNYKETPVREGLREVAPDGIDVYFDNVGGDHLEAAIGHLNRFGRVAMCGAISQYNATEPAPGPRNLFQAIGKGLTLRGFIVGQYPHLADEYRSQAATWLADGRLVGDETFRDGLEGAPRAFMDLLGGANTGKMLVRLS